A region of Vicia villosa cultivar HV-30 ecotype Madison, WI unplaced genomic scaffold, Vvil1.0 ctg.000910F_1_1, whole genome shotgun sequence DNA encodes the following proteins:
- the LOC131632113 gene encoding inositol-3-phosphate synthase-like produces the protein MFIESFKVESPNVKYTETEIQSVYNYETTELVHENRNDTYQWVVKPKTVKYEFKTQTNVPKLGVMLVGWGGNNGSTLTGGVIANREGISWATKDKIEQANYFGSLTQASAIRVGSIQGEEIYAPFKSLLPMVNPEDIVWGGWDISDMNLADAMGRAKVFDIDLQKQLRPYMESMVPLPGIYDPDFIAANQGDRANNIIKGTKKEQLQQVIKDIKEFKEANKVDKVVVLWTANTERYSNIVVGLNDTTENLLASVDKNESEISPSTLFALACVLENVPFINGSPQNTFVPGLIDLAIKRNSLIGGDDFKSGQTKMKSVLVDFLVGAGIKPTSIVSYNHLGNNDGMNLSAPQTFRSKEISKSNVVDDMVNSNAILYAPGEHPDHVVVIKYVPYVADSKRAMDEYTSEIFMGGKNTIVMHNTCEDSLLAAPIILDLVLLAELSTRIQLKSEHENKFHSFHPVATILSYLTKAPLVPPGTPVVNALSKQRSMLENIMRACVGLAPENNMILEYK, from the exons ATGTTCATAGAGAGTTTCAAGGTTGAGAGTCCCAACGTGAAGTACACAGAGACCGAGATTCAATCTGTGTACAATTATGAAACAACTGAACTTGTTCATGAGAACAGAAATGACACTTATCAATGGGTTGTTAAGCCTAAAACTGTGAAATATGAGTTTAAAACACAAACTAATGTCCCTAAATTGGG GGTAATGCTTGTTGGGTGGGGTGGAAACAATGGTTCAACACTCACTGGTGGTGTTATTGCAAACAGAGA GGGTATTTCATGGGCAACAAAGGACAAGATTGAACAAGCCAATTATTTTGGTTCACTTACCCAAGCATCAGCTATCAGAGTGGGGTCTATTCAAGGAGAGGAGATTTATGCCCCTTTCAAGAGCCTTCTTCCTATG GTAAACCCTGAGGATATTGTATGGGGAGGATGGGATATAAGTGACATGAACCTAGCCGATGCCATGGGGAGGGCCAAGGTATTTGACATAGACCTACAGAAACAATTGAGACCTTACATGGAATCCATGGTTCCACTTCCTGGAATCTATGATCCTGATTTCATTGCTGCTAATCAAGGAGACCGTGCCAACAACATCATTAAAGGAACAAAGAAAGAACAACTTCAACAAGTCATCAAAGACATTAA GGAGTTTAAGGAAGCTAACAAGGTTGACAAGGTTGTTGTACTGTGGACTGCAAACACTGAGAGGTATAGTAATATTGTGGTGGGACTAAATGACACTACAGAAAATCTCTTGGCTTCTGTGGACAAGAATGAATCTGAGATTTCACCTTCAACACTTTTTGCTTTGGCTTGTGTTCTTGAAAATGTTCCTTTCATCAATGGAAGCCCCCAAAATACCTTTGTCCCAG GGTTGATTGATCTGGCCATCAAGAGGAACAGTTTGATTGGTGGAGATGATTTCAAGAGTGGTCagacaaaaatgaagtctgtgtTGGTCGATTTCCTCGTAGGAGCTGGTATCAAA CCAACCTCGATAGTGAGTTACAACCATTTGGGAAACAATGATGGAATGAATCTCTCTGCACCGCAAACCTTCCGCTCGAAGGAAATCTCTAAGAGCAACGTTGTCGATGACATGGTTAACAGCAATGCTATTCTCTATGCTCCTGGTGAACATCCAGACCATGTTGTTGTAATTAAG TATGTGCCTTATGTGGCTGACAGCAAGAGAGCAATGGATGAGTACACTTCTGAGATATTCATGGGTGGAAAGAACACAATTGTGATGCATAACACATGTGAAGATTCGCTTTTGGCTGCTCCGATTATCTTGGACTTAGTTCTTCTTGCTGAACTTAGTACTCGAATTCAGCTCAAATCTGAACACGAG AACAAGTTTCACTCGTTCCACCCTGTGGCAACCATCCTGAGTTATCTCACTAAGGCTCCTCTTGTTCCTCCGGGTACACCGGTAGTGAATGCGCTGTCAAAGCAGAGATCTATGCTGGAGAATATAATGAGAGCTTGTGTTGGATTGGCTCCGGAGAACAATATGATTCTGGAATACAAGTGA